In Streptomyces canus, one DNA window encodes the following:
- a CDS encoding DUF6069 family protein: MNSMHDSGVGAGPASTRPSSHTHRLRGLAGTGFIATLAATVATTLAAALAQAIGVDFEVPDGGETIPLSGFAVVTGLFSVVGIVIAVAFLRWSSRPAERFVWTAVSLTAISWVPPLLSGANTATTTALLGLHLVPATVMIPTLARSLRTRTE; encoded by the coding sequence ATGAACAGCATGCATGACAGCGGGGTCGGCGCAGGCCCGGCGTCGACCCGGCCCAGCAGCCACACCCACCGACTCCGTGGGCTCGCCGGCACCGGCTTCATTGCCACCCTCGCGGCGACGGTGGCCACCACCCTCGCCGCGGCGCTTGCCCAGGCCATCGGCGTCGACTTCGAGGTCCCCGATGGTGGCGAGACGATCCCGTTGTCCGGGTTCGCCGTGGTGACCGGCCTCTTCTCGGTGGTGGGCATCGTCATTGCCGTCGCTTTTCTTCGTTGGAGCTCTCGCCCCGCCGAGCGATTCGTGTGGACGGCAGTGTCGCTGACCGCGATCTCGTGGGTCCCTCCCCTCCTCTCCGGGGCAAACACCGCCACCACCACCGCCCTCCTCGGGCTCCACCTCGTCCCTGCGACGGTGATGATCCCCACCCTGGCGCGGAGCCTCCGCACCCGGACCGAATGA
- a CDS encoding glutamate decarboxylase — MTKRDDALLFGNRFLTAPAPSDTFPEEGMAASDAMRLVDVDLAMEGDPQRNLATFVTTWMEPEAQRLIAENLHRNFIDHAEYPISAEIEQRCVRMLADLFHAPGRTTGCRTQGSSEAIMLGALSLKWKWRERRQAANLSIDRPNLVFGGDVHVVWEKFCRYFDVEPRIVPLAEGKYTIGPEDVEPHLDENTIGVVAVLGTTFTGHKDDVVGIDKLLRDVREKRDLDIPIHVDGASGAFVWPFLYPDSKWDFRLQQVRSINVSGHKYGLVYPGIGWLVFREESDLAQDLVFYENYLGKTDATFTLNFSTGASMVLAQYYNFVRLGRQGYTYVMKIMQENARALADNLRSSGRFEVIGSDLEQLPLVAFRLAGKHAYDESDIAWQLSAERGWMVPAYTLPPNAERVKILRALVKETLSREQIERLSQDIADACRTLDDKGAAHGIERAQIKRGTGY; from the coding sequence ATGACCAAGCGCGATGATGCACTCCTTTTCGGTAACCGATTCCTGACCGCGCCCGCTCCCTCGGACACCTTCCCCGAGGAGGGCATGGCCGCGTCGGATGCCATGAGGCTCGTGGATGTGGATCTCGCCATGGAGGGCGACCCACAGCGCAACCTCGCCACCTTCGTGACCACGTGGATGGAGCCCGAGGCCCAACGGCTGATCGCCGAGAACCTCCACCGCAATTTCATCGACCACGCGGAGTACCCCATCTCCGCCGAGATCGAGCAGCGTTGCGTGCGGATGCTCGCCGATCTCTTCCACGCGCCGGGCAGGACGACGGGCTGTCGGACCCAGGGCTCGTCCGAGGCGATCATGCTCGGCGCGCTGTCGCTGAAGTGGAAGTGGCGCGAGCGCCGCCAGGCGGCAAACCTGTCGATCGACCGCCCCAACCTGGTCTTCGGCGGAGACGTCCACGTCGTATGGGAGAAGTTCTGCCGCTACTTCGACGTCGAGCCGCGCATCGTGCCGCTTGCCGAGGGCAAGTACACGATCGGCCCCGAGGACGTGGAGCCCCACCTCGATGAGAACACCATCGGCGTCGTCGCCGTCCTGGGCACCACCTTCACCGGCCACAAGGACGATGTCGTCGGGATCGACAAGCTCCTGCGGGACGTCCGCGAAAAGCGGGACCTCGACATCCCGATCCATGTCGACGGCGCCAGCGGCGCATTCGTGTGGCCCTTCCTCTACCCCGACTCGAAGTGGGACTTCCGACTGCAACAGGTCCGTTCGATCAACGTCTCGGGACACAAGTACGGCCTCGTCTACCCCGGCATCGGATGGCTGGTCTTCCGCGAGGAGTCCGACCTGGCCCAGGACCTCGTGTTCTACGAGAACTACCTGGGCAAGACCGACGCGACGTTCACGCTGAACTTCTCCACCGGTGCGTCGATGGTGCTCGCGCAGTACTACAACTTCGTGCGGCTCGGTCGTCAGGGCTACACCTACGTCATGAAGATCATGCAGGAGAACGCCCGCGCACTGGCGGACAACCTGCGCAGCAGCGGCCGCTTCGAAGTGATCGGGAGCGACCTCGAGCAGCTGCCGCTGGTGGCTTTCCGTCTCGCCGGCAAACACGCCTACGACGAGTCCGACATCGCCTGGCAGCTCTCGGCCGAACGGGGCTGGATGGTGCCGGCGTACACGCTCCCGCCCAACGCGGAGCGGGTGAAGATCCTGCGCGCCCTGGTCAAGGAGACTCTGAGCCGCGAGCAGATCGAGCGGCTGAGCCAGGACATCGCCGACGCGTGTCGCACGCTGGACGACAAGGGTGCGGCCCACGGGATCGAGCGGGCCCAGATCAAGCGCGGCACCGGCTACTGA
- a CDS encoding ATP-binding protein, with amino-acid sequence MSAELLEVAMVCSPSEDQDLVGEGSVGTAEQARELTRGFLSVAAPEGGSGVDDVVLVVSELCTNAVRHAGGMTGFRLKAGPGTVTVEVRDASSVPPLARPWDAGKPGGFGWPVVQELSLEVRVLAHVAGKTVTATVPCPSAAARQGSRD; translated from the coding sequence ATGAGCGCCGAGCTGCTGGAGGTCGCGATGGTGTGTTCCCCTTCCGAGGACCAGGATCTTGTCGGCGAGGGCAGTGTGGGGACGGCCGAGCAGGCCAGGGAGTTGACCCGTGGCTTCTTGTCGGTGGCCGCGCCGGAGGGCGGAAGCGGTGTGGATGACGTAGTGCTGGTGGTGTCGGAATTGTGTACCAATGCGGTGCGACATGCCGGCGGGATGACGGGTTTCCGCCTGAAAGCCGGGCCGGGGACGGTGACGGTGGAGGTGCGCGACGCCAGCTCGGTTCCGCCGCTGGCCCGGCCCTGGGATGCCGGTAAGCCGGGCGGGTTCGGCTGGCCGGTGGTACAGGAACTGTCGCTCGAGGTGCGGGTGTTGGCTCATGTGGCGGGAAAGACGGTGACGGCCACCGTGCCGTGCCCCTCCGCCGCCGCGAGGCAGGGGTCGCGCGACTGA
- a CDS encoding dihydrofolate reductase family protein: MHNPIRLYMSMSLDGYIAGPDDRPGQELGRDGGRLFNWLDDPESDGPSGQVYREALATGALISGRRTFELAGRWQGDHHDGVPILVLTHQVDDGDVPPGHARFVTDVEDCARQARAAAGDRPVMVHGASAAQALLRAGQMDELEIHLVQVLLGDGRRLFDHLGSDHIELDLVRRLEDRDVTHLRYRVRRPGEAA; encoded by the coding sequence ATGCACAATCCGATTCGGCTGTACATGTCGATGTCGCTCGACGGCTATATCGCCGGCCCGGACGATCGCCCAGGGCAGGAACTCGGACGCGACGGCGGACGGCTCTTCAACTGGCTCGACGACCCGGAATCCGACGGTCCCAGCGGACAGGTCTACCGCGAAGCGCTGGCGACCGGCGCGCTGATCTCCGGCCGACGGACCTTCGAACTCGCCGGGCGCTGGCAGGGCGACCACCACGATGGCGTACCGATTCTCGTCCTCACCCACCAGGTGGACGACGGGGACGTGCCACCCGGTCACGCGCGATTCGTCACCGACGTCGAGGACTGCGCCCGTCAGGCTCGCGCCGCCGCCGGGGACCGGCCGGTCATGGTCCATGGGGCGAGCGCGGCCCAAGCGCTCCTCCGAGCCGGGCAGATGGACGAGTTGGAGATCCATCTGGTGCAGGTCCTCCTCGGGGACGGCCGACGACTGTTCGACCACCTCGGTAGTGATCACATCGAACTCGACCTGGTCCGCCGGCTCGAGGATCGAGACGTCACGCACCTCCGCTACCGGGTGCGCCGACCCGGGGAGGCCGCATGA
- a CDS encoding VOC family protein gives MKTLFVAYRVTDLDRSLGFYTALGYVELGRVELGDGSRLVILKFPGEPSASLELVHRPSDGRVDVGSGVDHLAIQVDTLTVTLKTLAEAGLEPEPVQYPGGPHGPKTSWLTDPDGYRIELVEWPFGHPDGITAADFS, from the coding sequence ATGAAGACGCTCTTCGTCGCCTACCGCGTCACCGATCTGGATCGCTCGCTGGGTTTCTACACTGCCTTGGGCTACGTCGAGCTGGGCAGGGTCGAGCTCGGCGACGGGAGTCGCCTCGTGATCCTCAAGTTCCCCGGCGAACCGTCGGCCTCGCTCGAACTGGTCCACCGTCCATCCGACGGACGCGTCGACGTGGGCAGCGGAGTCGACCACCTCGCGATCCAGGTGGACACGCTGACTGTCACCCTGAAGACGCTGGCCGAAGCCGGCCTGGAGCCGGAGCCTGTCCAGTATCCGGGCGGCCCTCACGGCCCGAAGACGTCGTGGCTCACCGATCCGGACGGTTACCGGATCGAGCTGGTGGAGTGGCCGTTCGGACATCCCGACGGCATCACCGCAGCAGACTTCTCCTGA
- a CDS encoding GAP family protein, which yields MVLDLVVIATAVTLGPLHNSAFILLLSSRHGVRQGLAFLLSWLANLIAVIACVVLLTGGQPPARHSVPSTAAIDAKLAIGLALVLYSAHRHFRPPRPHGPPRWTARIDNASPATAAGLAWLLQPWALVGAGAATAVSANLSTLADWLALAGYCLLATLSLIVMEMYVAWAPAAANARLSALREWLAQHQEQLIVTFALLLGLWLTARSIAELVS from the coding sequence ATGGTCCTCGACCTGGTTGTGATCGCTACGGCCGTCACCCTGGGGCCTTTGCACAACAGCGCCTTCATCCTGCTGCTCTCCTCGCGGCACGGCGTTCGCCAGGGCCTGGCGTTCCTGTTGTCGTGGCTGGCCAATCTGATCGCCGTGATCGCCTGCGTGGTGCTGCTGACCGGCGGTCAGCCCCCGGCCCGGCACAGCGTGCCCTCGACCGCCGCCATCGATGCGAAACTCGCCATCGGCCTGGCACTGGTGCTGTACAGCGCACACCGGCACTTCCGGCCACCCCGCCCGCACGGCCCGCCACGCTGGACCGCCCGGATCGACAACGCCTCCCCGGCCACGGCAGCGGGCCTGGCATGGCTGCTGCAGCCCTGGGCACTGGTCGGCGCCGGAGCCGCGACCGCCGTCAGCGCGAACCTCTCCACCCTCGCCGACTGGCTCGCACTGGCCGGCTACTGCCTGCTGGCCACTCTCAGCCTGATCGTCATGGAGATGTACGTCGCCTGGGCGCCCGCGGCCGCGAACGCCCGGTTGAGCGCCCTGCGGGAGTGGCTAGCGCAGCACCAGGAGCAGCTGATCGTCACGTTCGCCCTGCTCCTCGGCCTGTGGCTGACAGCCCGGAGCATCGCCGAGCTCGTCTCCTGA
- a CDS encoding SUMF1/EgtB/PvdO family nonheme iron enzyme: protein MSSLPRAGAWPTPGTAPSLGNASRPARRGRTREHPGAYVSAQRLWLVRRGRQSLGVACDYFTPRLRDPTPKASCAPRNPRVDHQAETPAGADRFPRRVIKGGSHLCAPSYCLRYRPAARQGRSEDSATCHLGFRCVLRRPRQATNPARPTGRLRCPASSPSDPSIPS, encoded by the coding sequence ATGAGTTCGCTGCCAAGGGCCGGCGCATGGCCAACACCCGGCACGGCGCCTTCGCTTGGCAATGCCAGCCGGCCGGCAAGGCGCGGCAGGACCCGGGAACACCCCGGCGCGTACGTGTCCGCCCAACGGCTATGGCTTGTACGACGTGGCCGGCAAAGTCTGGGAGTGGCCTGCGACTACTTCACCCCGCGCCTCCGCGATCCCACCCCCAAGGCCTCCTGCGCACCTCGGAATCCACGCGTCGACCATCAGGCCGAGACCCCGGCCGGTGCCGACCGCTTCCCCCGCCGCGTCATCAAGGGCGGGTCGCACCTGTGCGCCCCGAGCTACTGCCTGCGCTACCGACCCGCCGCCCGCCAGGGCCGATCCGAGGACAGCGCCACCTGTCATCTGGGCTTCCGCTGCGTGCTTCGCCGACCGCGACAGGCGACCAACCCCGCCCGCCCGACTGGGCGCCTGCGCTGTCCCGCATCCTCACCCAGTGACCCAAGCATCCCCTCCTGA
- a CDS encoding TetR family transcriptional regulator, translating into MADQPLSSRGAATYQRILDVATQEFAEHGIAGARIERIVAAARTNKAQLYAYFGSKEGLFDAIFFGSLERIVNVVPIDANDLADWAVRLYDEYLRRPDLIRLATWARLERRPAGHLVDDPDRLDDRKLRAIAEAQAAGLVRQGDPFDVMAMVIAMSMAWSPVSNVYAATAQEPPELHEQRRALLRESVHRAMSAD; encoded by the coding sequence ATGGCTGATCAGCCCCTCTCCTCGCGCGGAGCCGCGACGTATCAACGCATCCTCGATGTGGCGACCCAGGAGTTCGCCGAGCACGGGATCGCCGGAGCGCGCATCGAGCGGATCGTGGCCGCCGCGCGCACCAACAAGGCGCAGCTCTATGCCTACTTCGGCAGCAAAGAAGGGCTCTTCGACGCCATCTTCTTCGGCTCGCTGGAGCGGATCGTGAATGTCGTCCCGATCGATGCCAACGACCTCGCGGACTGGGCCGTACGCCTCTACGACGAGTATCTGCGCCGCCCCGATCTCATCAGACTGGCCACCTGGGCACGCCTGGAGCGACGCCCGGCCGGCCACCTGGTTGACGACCCCGACCGCCTCGACGACCGCAAACTGCGCGCCATCGCCGAGGCCCAGGCCGCCGGCCTGGTACGCCAGGGAGATCCGTTCGACGTCATGGCCATGGTCATTGCCATGTCCATGGCATGGTCACCGGTCAGCAATGTCTACGCGGCGACCGCACAGGAGCCCCCCGAACTGCACGAGCAGCGTCGCGCACTGCTCCGCGAGAGTGTTCACCGCGCCATGTCGGCCGACTGA
- a CDS encoding NAD(P)-dependent alcohol dehydrogenase, with amino-acid sequence MRNTVGWQMQGPSTTLRRTPLERRDLRADDLAVRVDYCGVCHSDLHAVSARDGEGGQPLVPGHEFTGVVTETGPAVTRFTVGDPVAVGNIVDSCGDCAMCRAGQENFCPAFPTLTYDGTDRIDGSTTLGGYSREYVVRDRFAYALPAALDPAAAAPLLCAGITVWEPLHALGVGPGTRVAVAGLGGLGHLAVKIAVALGADTSVISRSSDKADDARRLGAHDLIVSTDPEQMADARDRFDVLIDTISSPHDLGPYLRLVAMDGTLSHLGHLGPVTVETTDLLVGRKKLSSAGSGGRPATAAMLDFCGEHDITADIELLPSARVNEALERLRRNDVRYRFVLDMSDLD; translated from the coding sequence GTGAGGAACACCGTTGGCTGGCAGATGCAAGGTCCGTCGACGACGCTACGGCGGACGCCACTGGAACGGCGCGACCTGCGCGCCGACGACCTCGCGGTCCGGGTGGACTACTGCGGTGTCTGCCACTCCGATCTGCACGCCGTCAGCGCCCGGGACGGCGAAGGAGGCCAACCCCTGGTGCCCGGGCACGAGTTCACCGGCGTGGTGACCGAGACCGGACCCGCGGTCACCCGGTTCACCGTCGGCGACCCGGTCGCCGTGGGCAACATCGTCGATTCGTGCGGCGACTGCGCCATGTGCCGGGCCGGCCAGGAGAACTTCTGTCCTGCCTTCCCGACCCTGACCTACGACGGCACCGACCGGATCGACGGATCGACCACGCTGGGGGGCTACTCCCGCGAGTACGTCGTCCGCGACCGTTTCGCCTACGCCCTTCCCGCCGCGCTGGATCCGGCCGCCGCCGCTCCGCTGCTCTGTGCCGGAATCACTGTCTGGGAACCGCTGCACGCACTCGGCGTGGGGCCGGGAACCCGCGTCGCCGTGGCGGGACTGGGCGGCCTGGGCCACCTCGCGGTCAAGATCGCCGTGGCGCTCGGCGCCGACACCTCGGTCATCAGCCGCTCATCGGACAAGGCCGACGACGCTCGTCGTCTCGGCGCCCACGATCTCATCGTCTCCACGGACCCGGAACAGATGGCTGACGCCCGCGACCGGTTCGACGTCCTCATCGACACCATCTCCTCCCCGCACGATCTCGGCCCTTACCTGCGCCTGGTCGCCATGGACGGGACACTCAGCCACCTGGGGCACCTGGGGCCCGTCACCGTGGAGACCACCGACCTGCTCGTGGGACGCAAGAAGCTCAGCTCCGCAGGCAGCGGCGGCAGGCCCGCGACCGCCGCCATGCTCGACTTCTGCGGCGAGCACGACATCACCGCCGACATCGAACTGCTCCCCTCGGCGCGAGTGAACGAGGCCCTCGAGCGTCTCCGGCGCAACGACGTCCGCTACCGCTTCGTACTCGACATGTCCGACCTGGACTGA
- a CDS encoding SPFH domain-containing protein — METSAFLIAGLVFALIAVFTVVRAVRIVPQARARNVERLGRYHRTLSPGLSLVIPYVDRVHPVIDLREQVVSFKPQPVITEDNLVVEIDTVLYFQVTDPRAAFYEIANFLQAVEQLTVTTLRNVVGSMDLEKTLTSRDTINSQLRGVLDEATGKWGLRVNRVEIKAIDPPQSIKDAMQKQMRAERDKRAAILGAEGQRQSQILTAEGDKQAAVLRAEGNRTAAILQAEGQSRAIDEVFQAVHRNDPDPKLLAYQYLQTLPQLAQGSGNNFWVIPSEITSALQGVSRAFTEVLPQSPATREKPSDDSAERAADDAAQAAEAAAAALADAAEVDRATPDGLPSIPPG, encoded by the coding sequence ATGGAAACCTCGGCGTTCCTCATTGCCGGTCTGGTCTTCGCGCTGATCGCGGTTTTCACCGTGGTACGAGCGGTCCGTATCGTGCCCCAGGCGCGTGCTCGGAATGTCGAGCGACTCGGGCGCTACCACCGGACCCTGAGTCCGGGCCTCAGCCTCGTCATCCCGTACGTCGACCGGGTTCATCCCGTGATTGATCTGCGGGAACAGGTCGTCTCCTTCAAGCCGCAACCGGTCATCACCGAGGACAATCTGGTCGTCGAGATCGACACCGTCCTGTACTTCCAGGTCACCGACCCGCGAGCGGCTTTCTATGAGATCGCGAATTTCCTTCAGGCGGTCGAACAGCTCACTGTGACCACCCTGCGCAATGTCGTGGGATCCATGGACCTGGAAAAGACGCTCACCTCACGGGACACCATCAACAGCCAGCTCCGCGGCGTACTGGACGAGGCCACCGGCAAGTGGGGACTGAGGGTCAACCGGGTGGAGATCAAGGCCATCGACCCGCCGCAGTCCATCAAGGACGCGATGCAGAAGCAGATGCGGGCCGAGCGGGACAAGCGGGCCGCGATTCTCGGGGCCGAGGGACAGCGCCAATCGCAGATCCTCACCGCCGAAGGCGACAAGCAGGCCGCCGTCCTGCGCGCGGAGGGTAACCGTACCGCCGCGATCCTCCAGGCCGAGGGCCAGTCCCGGGCCATCGACGAGGTCTTCCAGGCCGTGCATCGCAACGACCCCGACCCCAAACTTCTGGCCTACCAGTACCTGCAGACACTGCCTCAACTGGCGCAAGGTTCGGGGAACAACTTCTGGGTGATCCCCAGCGAGATCACCTCCGCTCTCCAGGGCGTGTCCCGCGCTTTCACCGAGGTGCTGCCCCAGTCCCCGGCCACCCGCGAGAAGCCCTCGGACGACAGCGCTGAGCGGGCAGCTGACGACGCGGCTCAGGCCGCGGAAGCCGCCGCCGCGGCCCTCGCCGACGCGGCCGAGGTCGATCGCGCCACTCCCGACGGCCTCCCGTCCATCCCACCTGGATGA
- a CDS encoding NfeD family protein, which produces MDPWLIWLVVAAVLAVAEIVTLTAALGLLSVSALVTAGSAAVGLPLPFQFLVFTLVATGTVVFVRPIALRHVLRPQAERFGIDALVGKPAYVLSEVTGLGGRVRIDGEEWTARAYDETLVIPPGKTVDVMEISGATALVYPRD; this is translated from the coding sequence ATGGATCCATGGCTGATCTGGTTGGTCGTCGCAGCCGTGTTGGCGGTGGCGGAGATCGTCACCCTCACCGCTGCGCTCGGACTGCTGAGTGTGTCCGCCTTGGTCACGGCGGGATCCGCCGCGGTCGGGTTGCCTCTGCCCTTCCAGTTCCTGGTGTTCACCCTCGTCGCCACGGGCACCGTGGTGTTCGTCCGTCCCATCGCGCTGCGCCACGTGCTCCGGCCGCAAGCGGAGCGATTCGGCATCGACGCTCTGGTCGGCAAGCCTGCCTACGTCCTTTCGGAGGTGACGGGCCTCGGCGGCAGGGTCCGTATCGACGGTGAGGAATGGACGGCCCGCGCCTACGACGAGACGCTGGTGATTCCGCCTGGAAAGACCGTCGACGTCATGGAGATCAGCGGCGCCACCGCGCTCGTCTACCCCCGGGACTGA
- a CDS encoding SulP family inorganic anion transporter codes for MSPAAWLRGSRRPTWLSDPKVLRTEVLAGLVVALALIPEAISFSVIAGVDPAIGLFASFTMAVTIAIVGGRPAMISAATGAVALVIAPLNREHGFGYLVAAVILAGVFQIVLGALGVAKLMRFVPRSVMVGFVNSLAILIFMAQVPEMTGVPWPVYPLIAAGLALMVFFPKVTKVIPAPLVSIVILTVITVAAGIAVPTVGDKGELPSALPVPGLPDVPFTLDTLTTIAPYALAMALVGLMESLMTAKLVDDITDTHSSKTRESIGQGIANIVTGFFGGMGGCAMIGQTMINVRVSGARTRLSTFLAGAFLMVLCVVFGPVVSDIPMAVLVAVMVMVSVGTFDWHSIAPKTLKRMPAGEITVMLITVACVVATHNLAIGVVVGSITAMVVFAKRVAHMAEVTAVAGPDRTSVIYRVTGELFFASSNDLVGRFDYAGDPDEVVIDLSAAHIWDASSVAALDAIETKYAQRGKTVSITGLNEPSARIHDTLSARG; via the coding sequence CTGTCCCCGGCCGCCTGGCTGCGCGGCTCCCGGCGTCCTACCTGGCTGTCCGATCCGAAGGTGCTGCGCACCGAGGTACTGGCCGGGCTCGTGGTCGCTCTCGCCCTGATCCCCGAGGCGATCTCGTTCTCGGTCATCGCCGGGGTCGACCCGGCCATCGGTCTGTTCGCCTCGTTCACCATGGCCGTGACCATCGCGATCGTCGGCGGCCGACCGGCCATGATCTCCGCCGCCACCGGTGCGGTCGCCCTGGTCATCGCCCCGCTCAACCGCGAACACGGTTTCGGCTATCTCGTCGCCGCCGTCATCCTGGCCGGCGTCTTCCAGATCGTTCTCGGCGCCCTGGGCGTGGCGAAGCTGATGCGGTTCGTGCCGCGCAGCGTGATGGTCGGCTTCGTCAACTCCCTCGCGATCCTCATCTTCATGGCGCAGGTGCCGGAGATGACCGGCGTGCCCTGGCCGGTCTATCCGCTGATCGCGGCCGGTCTGGCGCTGATGGTGTTCTTCCCGAAGGTCACGAAGGTGATCCCGGCCCCTCTGGTGTCGATCGTGATCCTCACGGTCATCACGGTGGCAGCCGGGATCGCGGTGCCGACCGTCGGGGACAAGGGCGAACTGCCCTCCGCGCTCCCCGTGCCCGGGCTGCCGGACGTGCCCTTCACCCTGGACACCCTCACCACCATCGCGCCCTACGCCCTCGCCATGGCGCTGGTCGGTCTGATGGAGTCGCTGATGACCGCCAAGCTCGTGGACGACATCACCGACACCCACTCCTCCAAGACCCGCGAGTCCATCGGTCAGGGCATCGCCAACATCGTCACCGGCTTCTTCGGCGGCATGGGCGGCTGCGCCATGATCGGGCAGACGATGATCAACGTACGGGTGTCGGGCGCCCGGACCCGGCTGTCGACGTTCCTTGCCGGTGCGTTCCTGATGGTGCTGTGCGTCGTCTTCGGGCCGGTCGTCTCGGACATTCCGATGGCCGTGCTCGTCGCGGTGATGGTCATGGTGTCGGTGGGCACCTTCGACTGGCACTCCATCGCGCCGAAGACCCTGAAGCGGATGCCGGCCGGGGAGATCACGGTCATGCTGATCACCGTCGCGTGTGTGGTCGCCACGCACAACCTGGCCATCGGTGTCGTCGTGGGCTCGATCACCGCGATGGTCGTCTTCGCCAAGCGGGTCGCCCACATGGCCGAGGTCACCGCGGTAGCCGGTCCCGACCGTACGTCCGTGATCTACCGGGTGACCGGCGAGCTGTTCTTCGCCTCCTCCAACGACCTCGTCGGCCGGTTCGACTACGCCGGCGACCCCGACGAGGTCGTGATCGACCTGTCCGCCGCGCACATCTGGGACGCCTCCTCCGTCGCGGCCCTCGACGCCATCGAGACCAAGTACGCCCAGCGCGGCAAGACCGTCAGCATCACCGGACTGAACGAGCCCAGCGCCCGCATCCACGACACGCTCAGTGCCCGTGGCTGA
- a CDS encoding MerR family transcriptional regulator gives MSSEHMQIGEVATRTELSLRTIRHYEDTGLVTPSARSPGGFRLYTESDVARLMVIRRMKPLGFTLDEMRALLEATDRLDSGERLPPEEHEELLDRMRGFEQAAQRRVEDLRTQLARAEEFAATLAERLTRKPAH, from the coding sequence GTGAGCAGCGAGCACATGCAGATCGGCGAGGTCGCCACACGGACCGAGTTGTCGCTGCGCACCATTCGGCACTACGAGGACACCGGCCTCGTCACCCCCTCCGCCCGCTCCCCAGGCGGCTTCCGCCTCTACACCGAGTCCGACGTCGCCCGCCTGATGGTCATCCGCCGTATGAAGCCTCTCGGCTTCACCCTCGACGAGATGCGCGCCCTGCTGGAGGCCACCGACCGCCTCGACTCCGGCGAGAGACTGCCGCCCGAGGAGCATGAGGAACTGCTGGACCGGATGCGCGGCTTCGAGCAGGCCGCCCAGCGGCGGGTCGAGGATCTGCGCACCCAGCTGGCGCGAGCGGAGGAGTTCGCGGCGACGCTGGCCGAGCGCCTCACGCGGAAACCTGCGCACTGA
- a CDS encoding winged helix-turn-helix transcriptional regulator, translating into MATKQFTGSPEDADLRRADSLAREIFSDVANKWALLIIEALGERTVRFSELRNEVEGISHKMLTQNLRMLERYGLVERTVHPTVPPRVEYTLTEPGRALRATVDGMCGWTHQYLGHIEAARRRFDV; encoded by the coding sequence ATGGCGACCAAGCAATTCACGGGCTCGCCCGAAGACGCGGACCTGAGGCGCGCGGACTCTCTGGCGCGAGAGATCTTCTCGGACGTCGCCAACAAGTGGGCGCTCCTGATCATCGAGGCTCTCGGAGAGCGCACGGTGCGCTTCAGCGAGTTGCGCAACGAGGTCGAGGGCATCAGCCACAAGATGCTCACCCAGAACCTGCGCATGCTGGAGCGCTACGGCCTGGTCGAGCGGACGGTGCATCCCACCGTGCCGCCGCGGGTCGAGTACACCCTCACCGAGCCGGGCCGTGCCCTGCGAGCCACGGTTGACGGCATGTGCGGCTGGACCCACCAGTACCTCGGTCACATCGAGGCCGCCCGCCGCCGCTTCGACGTCTGA